In Anopheles cruzii chromosome X, idAnoCruzAS_RS32_06, whole genome shotgun sequence, one genomic interval encodes:
- the LOC128277697 gene encoding structural maintenance of chromosomes protein 3-like → MHIKQVIIQGFKSYREQTVVEPFDKRHNVVVGRNGSGKSNFFYAIQFVLSDEFTHLRPEQRQALLHEGTGPRAMSAYVEIIFDNSDSRVPIDKDEIFLRRVIGAKKDQYFLNKKVVPRSEVVNLLESAGFSNSNPYYIVKQGKINQMATAPDSQRLKLLREVAGTRVYDERKEESMNLLRESEGKLEKISEYLRTIEDRLKTLEEEKEELSEYQKWDKSRRTLEYIIYETELKDTKKQLEDLDVQRKSSGDKQKLLTQDIQKAQEKVKGAQKALKDAKKDVVSAKDEKSVLATEHQQLLREKTKLDLTISDLSDEVQGDNKSKERAEQELDRLKITIAEKEKELELVRPRYEAMRRKEEECSRELNLKEQKRKELYAKQGRGSQFSSKEERDKWIQSELKSLNKQIKDKISHQNKLQDDLKKDIAKQSELEKKILDHTESFEQLRVQIDEHNKNFYELKKKKDHYQSIRNDIWKKETSVTQTLSGHKEELAKTDQALRSMAGKPILNGRDSVRKVLESFQQRGGQHAEIADAYYGPVIENFNCDKSIYTAVEVTAGNRLFHHIVESDRVGTQILKEMNKQKLPGEVTFMPLNRLQVKIHDYPEDPDSIPMISKLKYEEQYDKALRYIFGRTLICRNLERATELAKSTGLDCVTLEGDQVSSKGSLTGGYFNTSRSRLEMQKKRSEFLQTIQDLDKELSDFRNELKQTESNINSVVSEMQKTETKQGKSKDAFEKIQADIRLMKDELSRIERFRNPKERSLAQCKANLEAMNSTKDGLENELHQELMSQLSVQDQHEVDSLNDEIRRLNQENKEAFTSRMSLEVTKNKLENLLTNNLFRRKDELVQALQEISVEDRKRQLNNCRNEVVSTEKRIRKVLTDTEDIDRKLTEAMKLQKTQQKELENWIQKEKEAQEKMEEDSKRMEKWATKENMLHQKVEECTEKIAGLGALPNADASYQKMSLKALFKELEKANQHLKKYNHVNKKALDQFLSFSEQKEKLYKRKAELDVGKDKICELMQLLEARKVEAIQFTFRQVAANFTEVFKKLVPQGCGHLILRTTNDTQGNDMEREVETSDEFTGIGIRVSFTGVDAEMREMNQLSGGQKSLVALALIFAIQKCDPAPFYLFDEIDQALDAQHRSAVADMIHELSDKAQFITTTFRLELMEKAHKFYGVRFRNKVSHVDCVTKEIARDFVEDDTTHG, encoded by the exons atgcatATAAAACAG GTCATCATTCAGGGTTTTAAAAGTTATCGTGAACAAACGGTTGTGGAGCCTTTCGACAAACGGCACAATGTTGTTGTGGGGAGAAATGGATCAGGCAAAAGCAACTTTTTCTATG CCATTCAATTCGTCCTTAGCGATGAGTTCACGCATTTGCGGCCTGAGCAAAGACAGGCTCTACTTCATGAAGGAACAGGCCCTCGAGCTATGTCTGCGTATGTTGAAATAATCTTCGATAATTCCGATAGTCGTGTCCCG ATTGATAAAGATGAAATATTCTTACGACGAGTGATTGGGGCCAAGAAGgatcaatattttttaaacaaaaaagtggTACCGCGTTCGGAAGTGGTGAACTTGTTAGAATCGGCTGGCTTCTCTAATTCAAACCCTTACTATATCGTCAAACAaggcaaaatcaatcaaatggcAACTGCTCCGGATTCACAGCGTCTCAAGCTGCTTCGTGAAGTAGCTGGCACAAGAGTTTACGacgaacgaaaagaagaaTCAATGAACCTTTtgcgagagagcgaaggaaaattggaaaaaatttCCGAGTACCTTCGCACCATCGAGGACCGTTTAAAAACgctggaagaagaaaaggaagagcTGTCAGAGTACCAGAAATGGGATAAATCCAGACGAACTTTAGAGTACATTATTTATGAAACGGAGTTAAAAGACACGAAAAAGCAGCTGGAGGATTTGGATGTGCAACGGAAGTCTTCCGGCGATAAACAGAAACTGCTGACACAAGATATACAGAAAGCTCAAGAGAAGGTGAAGGGAGCTCAAAAGGCATTGAAAGACGCAAAGAAAGATGTTGTTTCAGCAAAGGatgaaaaatcagttttaGCAACTGAGcatcagcagctgctgcgtGAGAAAACAAAGCTGGATCTGACCATTTCTGACCTGTCGGACGAAGTGCAGGGTGATAACAAATCGAAAGAACGCGCTGAGCAAGAATTAGACCGGTTGAAGATCACTATTgctgagaaagaaaaagaacttGAGCTTGTTCGGCCACGTTACGAAGCTATGCGGCGTAAAGAAGAGGAATGTTCACGGGAGCTGAACCTAAAAGAGCAGAAGCGGAAAGAGCTTTACGCTAAGCAAGGACGAGGATCTCAGTTCTCGTCAAAAGAAGAACGTGATAAATGGATACAAAGCGAGCTGAAGTCTCTGAACAAGCAGATCAAAGACAAAATATCCCATCAAAATAAACTGCAAGATGATCTTAAGAAGGATATTGCGAAACAGAGCGAActagagaaaaaaatcctggACCATACAGAATCTTTCGAGCAACTGCGTGTGCAAATTGatgaacacaacaaaaacttCTACGAActaaagaaaaagaaagatcATTATCAAAGTATCCGGAACGAcatttggaaaaaggaaacatcagTCACTCAAACTCTTTCTGGTCACAAAGAAGAATTGGCGAAAACTGATCAAGCGTTACGTTCGATGGCCGGCAAGCCAATACTTAACGGGCGTGATTCCGTGCGCAAGGTACTTGAAAGCTTCCAACAAAGAGGCGGACAACATGCGGAAATTGCCGATGCCTATTATGGGCCTGTAATTGAGAATTTTAATTGTGACAAATCCATTTATACTGCAGTGGAAGTAACTGCCGGCAATCGCCTTTTTCATCACATTGTTGAATCTGACCGGGTTGGAACGCAAATTCTCAAGGAAATGAACAAACAGAAGCTACCTGGCGAAGTGACGTTTATGCCACTAAATCGTTTGCAGGTTAAAATTCACGATTACCCGGAAGATCCCGATTCGATTCCAATGATATCGAAACTCAAGTATGAGGAACAATATGATAAGGCGCTCAGATATATATTTGGAAGAACGCTTATTTGTCGTAACTTGGAGCGTGCCACTGAATTGGCCAAAAGTACGGGCCTGGATTGCGTGACTCTGGAAGGTGATCAGGTTTCTTCGAAAGGTTCACTCACTGGCGGATATTTCAACACATCGCGTTCACGTCTCGAGATGCAAAAGAAACGATCCGAGTTTCTACAAACTATTCAAGATCTGGACAAAGAGTTATCGGACTTTCGAAATGAACTGAAGCAAACGGAGAGCAACATCAATTCGGTCGTGTCGGAGATGCAGAAGACCGAAACCAAACAGGGTAAAtcgaaagatgcattcgaaaagATACAAGCCGATATCCGACTCATGAAAGACGAGCTATCGCGCATTGAGCGGTTCCGAAATCCGAAAGAGCGTTCATTAGCACAGTGTAAGGCAAATCTCGAGGCTATGAATAGCACCAAGGATGGTTTAGAAAACGAATTGCACCAGGAATTGATGTCTCAACTGTCGGTGCAGGACCAACATGAGGTGGACTCACTGAATGACGAAATTCGTCGTCTAAACCAAGAGAACAAGGAAGCGTTTACATCGCGTATGAGCTTGGAAGTGACAAAAAATAAGCTGGAAAATCTGTTAACTAATAATTTGTTCCGTCGTAAGGATGAATTAGTGCAGGCGTTACAGGAAATTTCTGTTGAAGACCGTAAACGCCAACTCAACAACTGCCGTAATGAGGTGGTTTCGACGGAGAAGAGAATTCGTAAAGTGCTGACCGATACGGAGGATATTGATCGAAA ATTAACCGAAGCCATGAAGTTGCAGAAAACCCAACAGAAAGAGTTAGAAAATTGGATACAGAAGGAAAAAGAAGCACAAGAGAAAATGGAAGAAGATTCcaaaaggatggaaaaatgGGCAACCAAGGAAAATATGTTACATCAGAAGGTGGAAGAATGCACGGAAAAGATAGCTGGCTTAGGTGCTCTTCCCAACGCGGACGCAAGTTACCAGAAGATGTCTCTGAAGGCG CTATTCAAAGAATTGGAAAAGGCCAATCAACATCTGAAGAAATATAATCACGTCAATAAGAAAGCCTTGGATCAGTTTCTGAGTTTTTCggaacaaaaggaaaaattgTACAAGCGAAAGGCCGAGTTGGATGTGGGAAAGGATAAAATTTGTGAACTGATGCAGCTGCTTGAAGCGCGGAAAGTAGAGGCCATTCAATTCACTTTCCGCCAGGTGGCAGCCAACTTCACAGAGGTTTTCAAGAAGTTAGTTCCTCAGGGATGCGGTCATCTGATTCTGCGCACCACAAACGACACCCAAGGAAATGATATGGAACGCGAAGTTGAGACATCCGACGAATTCACTGGCATCGGCATTCGAGTGTCCTTCACAGGCGTCGATGCCGAGATGCGTGAAATGAACCAGCTGTCCGGAGGGCAAAAGTCACTGGTTGCTCTAGCGCTCATATTTGCCATCCAAAAGTGTGACCCGGCTCCTTTCTATCTATTTGACGAAATCGATCAGGCATTGGATGCGCAACACCGAAGTGCTGTGGCTGACATGATACACGAGTTGAGCGATAAAGCTCAGTTTATTACCACTACTTTCCGTTTGGAGCTGATGGAAAAAGCGCATAAGTTTTACGGGGTACGATTTCGCAACAAGGTAAGTCACGTGGACTGCGTGACTAAAGAGATAGCACGCGACTTCGTGGAGGATGACACAACGCACggttaa